The genomic window ATATTGTTTCTGACGCTCGTAAAACTCCGCTATCTGCAATTCGCTGTCCGCTTTCCTGGCATTAAGCTCATCAAGCACCTTGTTCGCTTCTGCCGCTATAGCCGGGATAGGCGTGGTCTCCGATATCTGCTTGAATTCCTTTAGCGCCTTTTCGGTCTCCTCCTGGTCATACTCAGGATCAAGGGAGGCCTCGTATCTTGTATACGCCAACTGGTATTTGGCCTCTTGGACAAAAGTACTTTGCGGGTAATCCTTTATCAGCCGCTCATATGATTCCATCGCTTCCTTATACTTCTTCATCCTGCGGTAGCATTCAGCCATCTGCATTATCGATCTATCGGCATATGGGCCGAAAGGGCTGTTGTCGACTATCTTTGCGTATATCTCCACGGCCCTGTCGATCGATGTGGACAACTCAAGGTCCATGAGCTTCGAGGTATCCTTGCTCTGGAATATGTTGGCTATATTGTATTCACGCTCAACTATCTCATCCAGCCTTTTGGTATATGGGTAGTTGTCAATGGTCTTCTGGTATTGTTGGTACGCGAAAAGGTATTTAGCGGCTTCCTCGTATGATCTACCCGCGTAATATTGCGCTTCCGGGGCCAATTCTGAATCGGGATAACTTCTTGTAAGCCTTACGAACTCTTCTGCGGCCCGGTTGAAATCCCCTTGTTTATAGAAGTACATCGCCCATTCATACTGCTCTCTAGGCGTATCCTTGACGGCATATTTAGGATTCTCGAATGTTTTGCTTTTTGGGGTCCATATCCAGAAAGCAGCCGATTCTTCAACACATAAGTTCAAGAAAAATATCACTGCTATCAGGGCTA from Candidatus Omnitrophota bacterium includes these protein-coding regions:
- the bamD gene encoding outer membrane protein assembly factor BamD, which encodes MAIKKRYFTLALIAVIFFLNLCVEESAAFWIWTPKSKTFENPKYAVKDTPREQYEWAMYFYKQGDFNRAAEEFVRLTRSYPDSELAPEAQYYAGRSYEEAAKYLFAYQQYQKTIDNYPYTKRLDEIVEREYNIANIFQSKDTSKLMDLELSTSIDRAVEIYAKIVDNSPFGPYADRSIMQMAECYRRMKKYKEAMESYERLIKDYPQSTFVQEAKYQLAYTRYEASLDPEYDQEETEKALKEFKQISETTPIPAIAAEANKVLDELNARKADSELQIAEFYERQKQYTSALMYYREISGKFPGTPAAEYAGQKIMNLEKRIGN